A region from the Arthrobacter gengyunqii genome encodes:
- a CDS encoding WXG100 family type VII secretion target, translating into MALVTVDSEVLDAKSAEVRGTIDRLQCDINRMQSGLQSLSESWQGQASANFQSLVADWRSTQARVEESLASINLALGHASAQYAETEAANTALFRR; encoded by the coding sequence ATGGCACTGGTAACAGTGGACAGCGAGGTCCTTGACGCCAAAAGCGCAGAGGTGCGCGGGACCATCGACCGGCTGCAGTGTGACATCAACCGGATGCAGTCCGGGCTGCAGTCCCTGAGCGAGTCCTGGCAGGGGCAGGCATCAGCGAACTTCCAGTCCCTGGTGGCCGACTGGCGCAGCACGCAGGCAAGAGTCGAGGAGTCCCTGGCCAGCATTAATCTGGCGCTGGGCCATGCCTCAGCGCAGTACGCCGAAACCGAAGCAGCCAACACCGCCCTTTTTCGGCGCTGA
- a CDS encoding sensor histidine kinase: protein MAVLMVITVTITGLATIYVLRQILETRLDAEIKDNAPAVSRYLVSEGQAGDTSLFQFYGLYLADDGSYGPETHSDPRIDKPAVPHYTAQRVRELDQAGQTVPGTEPGSKGWRLRVFALENAPGSVVVALPLDSVATTVDEAASLVFSVGLLGTLGATGIAYWAVTRQFRPLSQVEKTAAAIAAGDLSRRVDVGNPATEIGRLSRSLNAMLAHIETAFAARTKSEQKMRRFVQDASHELRTPLVTIRGFSELYRHGALQKPEEIGAAMGRIESEAKRMGQLVEDLLTLARVDEQRPLEYAPVDLMLLGNDAAMDARASAPGRDIRVVGLDGQQPRPAPTFGDEARLRQVVANLMTNALRYTPDGSPIEIAVGVAPVIHNRSDAVLEVRDHGPGISEEDAARVFERFYRADSSRYRETGGTGLGLAIVAALVAQHDGTVRLSETEGGGATLSIRLPYRAPEEFDDDERDEPGNG, encoded by the coding sequence ATGGCAGTCCTGATGGTCATCACCGTCACCATCACGGGGCTGGCCACCATCTATGTGCTGCGCCAGATCCTGGAGACGCGCCTGGACGCGGAAATCAAGGATAATGCTCCGGCCGTATCGCGCTATCTCGTGTCCGAAGGCCAAGCCGGTGATACGTCGCTGTTCCAGTTCTACGGTCTCTACTTGGCGGATGACGGTTCCTACGGACCGGAGACCCACTCCGACCCCCGCATCGACAAGCCCGCTGTACCGCACTACACCGCCCAGCGGGTACGGGAGCTCGATCAGGCGGGCCAGACCGTTCCCGGTACCGAACCGGGCAGCAAGGGCTGGCGCCTGCGGGTGTTCGCTCTCGAGAATGCTCCCGGCTCCGTTGTGGTGGCCCTTCCCCTCGATTCGGTCGCCACAACGGTGGATGAGGCAGCTTCGCTGGTGTTCTCGGTGGGGCTGCTGGGCACCCTGGGCGCAACCGGCATCGCGTACTGGGCAGTGACCCGCCAGTTCCGCCCGCTGAGCCAGGTGGAGAAGACCGCAGCGGCCATTGCCGCCGGAGACCTTTCCCGGCGCGTGGACGTGGGCAACCCGGCCACTGAGATCGGCCGGCTGTCCCGCTCGCTGAACGCCATGCTGGCCCACATTGAAACGGCGTTTGCGGCCCGGACCAAATCGGAACAGAAGATGCGCCGCTTCGTCCAGGACGCATCCCACGAGCTGCGCACGCCGCTGGTGACGATTCGTGGATTCTCCGAGCTGTACCGCCACGGCGCACTGCAGAAGCCCGAGGAGATCGGCGCCGCCATGGGCCGGATCGAGAGTGAGGCCAAGCGGATGGGCCAGCTGGTCGAAGACCTGCTCACCCTGGCCCGTGTTGATGAACAGCGCCCGCTGGAATACGCCCCGGTGGACCTGATGCTCCTGGGCAATGATGCGGCCATGGACGCGCGTGCCAGCGCTCCGGGGCGGGACATCCGGGTGGTGGGCCTGGACGGGCAGCAGCCGCGTCCGGCTCCCACCTTCGGTGACGAGGCACGACTGCGGCAGGTTGTGGCCAACCTGATGACCAATGCGCTGCGCTACACTCCTGACGGGTCCCCGATCGAGATTGCCGTGGGGGTGGCTCCGGTCATCCACAACCGTTCCGACGCAGTGCTTGAAGTGCGCGATCACGGACCGGGCATCTCGGAAGAAGACGCGGCACGGGTCTTTGAACGCTTCTACCGGGCCGATTCGTCCCGCTACCGTGAAACGGGCGGGACCGGCCTGGGCCTGGCCATTGTGGCAGCGCTGGTGGCCCAGCATGACGGCACGGTTCGCCTCAGTGAAACCGAAGGGGGCGGCGCCACGCTGTCCATCCGTCTGCCCTACCGTGCCCCGGAAGAGTTCGACGACGACGAACGGGACGAGCCCGGCAACGGCTAG
- a CDS encoding response regulator transcription factor gives MNKSSGPEARLLVVDDEPNIRELLSTSLRFAGFDVVAAANGREALAAVEEHAPDLAVLDVMLPDMDGFTLTRRLRAAGRHFPVVFLTARDDTEDKVTGLTVGGDDYVTKPFSLDEVVARIRAVLRRTQPLDDDDAVIRVDDLELDDDAHEVRRGGVTIDLSPTEFKLLRYLMLNPNRVLSKAQILDHVWEYDFNGDASIVESYISYLRRKIDRSPDAPALIQTKRGVGYLLRTSEKR, from the coding sequence GTGAACAAATCATCCGGACCTGAAGCCCGGCTCCTGGTCGTTGACGACGAGCCCAACATTCGCGAACTCCTTTCCACCTCCCTGCGCTTCGCCGGTTTCGACGTCGTTGCCGCAGCAAACGGGCGCGAGGCCCTGGCCGCCGTCGAGGAGCATGCCCCGGACCTTGCGGTTCTGGACGTCATGCTGCCGGACATGGACGGTTTCACGCTCACCCGGCGCCTGCGGGCGGCCGGGCGGCACTTCCCGGTGGTTTTCCTGACGGCCCGGGATGACACCGAGGACAAGGTCACCGGGCTGACCGTGGGCGGGGACGACTACGTCACCAAGCCGTTCAGCCTCGACGAAGTGGTGGCGCGCATCCGTGCTGTCCTGCGGCGCACCCAGCCGCTCGACGATGACGACGCAGTCATCCGCGTGGACGACCTGGAGCTGGACGACGACGCCCATGAGGTCCGCCGCGGCGGCGTGACCATTGACCTCTCCCCCACCGAGTTCAAGCTGCTCCGTTACCTGATGCTCAATCCCAACCGGGTGCTGTCCAAGGCCCAGATCCTGGACCACGTCTGGGAGTACGATTTCAACGGCGACGCATCCATCGTCGAATCCTACATTTCCTATCTGCGGCGAAAGATCGACCGCAGCCCCGATGCGCCCGCCCTGATCCAGACCAAGCGCGGGGTGGGTTACCTGCTGCGGACGTCGGAGAAGCGCTAA